The genomic stretch TCCAGCCCATCCAGTGCGCGAACAGGATGAACAGGAACAGCGAGATCGACAGACCGACGCGCGTCGCCAACGACCAGACCATCCGCTTGGTCTTGCCGCGGTCGTGCATCATGAAGTACAGCGCTGACACCATGCTGGCAATGATCAGGGCGAACGCGATGGGAACGAGAATGTGCATGGAACGAACTGAGAGTCAGGAACGCGAAAGCAACGAGTTCATTATCGCACTGCACGCAATGGTTCAGGTCTCGACCGAAAGCGCACAATGAAGATTCGTCTGATCCCCACGCTGCTGATTCTGATCGTCGTTGCAGTGACGTTGCGGCTCGGCTTCTGGCAGCGCGACCGTGCGCATCAAAAGGAAGCATTGCAGGCGCACATCGCGCAGTTCGAAAGCGCGCCTGCGCAGCGTATCGGCGCCGCTCCGATCGCGCTGAAGGACATCGAGTTTCATCGCGTGCGTGCTGTCGGGCAGTTCATGCCGCAGCAAGTCGTGTACCTCGACAATCGCCCGTATAACGACCAGGCGGGCTTTTACGTCGTGATGCCCTTTAAACTGCGCGACGGTGGCTATGTGCTCGTCAATCGGGGCTGGTTGCCGCGCAACATGAACGAGCGCACGGCGATTGCTCCGTACGATACGCCGAAGGGCGAGATCGAAATCGAAGGCATCGCGCGCGCCGATGCCAGTCGCGCCTATGAAC from Paraburkholderia phymatum STM815 encodes the following:
- a CDS encoding SURF1 family protein, which gives rise to MKIRLIPTLLILIVVAVTLRLGFWQRDRAHQKEALQAHIAQFESAPAQRIGAAPIALKDIEFHRVRAVGQFMPQQVVYLDNRPYNDQAGFYVVMPFKLRDGGYVLVNRGWLPRNMNERTAIAPYDTPKGEIEIEGIARADASRAYELGQGGSAAHQPIRQNLDVASYAAETGLPLQPFVIQQTGDTGDKLVRDWPAPATGVERNYGYMFQWWGMAAAAVVFGLYAARRGAKNAKRVDSKRPESNDAANNGPAPHA
- a CDS encoding twin transmembrane helix small protein; this encodes MHILVPIAFALIIASMVSALYFMMHDRGKTKRMVWSLATRVGLSISLFLFILFAHWMGWIHSTGIPYGR